One Kitasatospora sp. NBC_01266 genomic window carries:
- a CDS encoding condensation domain-containing protein, whose amino-acid sequence MTTENVENESTAALRRQLLARLLAGGAPAAGPERSPRPTELPASAAQQRLWFLDQLHGADISYNVPFAIRLTGAFPVATLHGALQDAVDRHESLRTVLAAASDGSVCQEVLEGWKLSLPVIQITANELTGTLREAARRPFVLAGEPLLRATLYRLADHEHVLFLNLHHAITDGWSEQLLFDELAELYAARAAQRAADLHEIGSQYADFALQESERSKQGGYESDLAYWERELVQPLPAFSWPEEAWPEDSWGEPAFSRDGAALRFDIPQALAARLRGLATESGASVFMVLLSALAVLVHRQAGPDEVVVGVPVANREDAKWHGTYGLFVNTVAVRVSLAGYPTFREVLDRTSQAAMQALAHQEAPFDQVVARVVKSRSGDTNPVFQIACVLADRPWRLELPGVAAEFLQLSTGAVKYELKLSLVREEQGITAEFEYSTGLLSPEAVSWMASAYLNILHQLVDSPNRAVEGFVLEEGSH is encoded by the coding sequence GTGACCACAGAGAACGTCGAGAACGAGTCGACGGCCGCGCTGCGCCGACAGTTGCTGGCCCGGCTGCTGGCCGGTGGCGCACCCGCCGCCGGCCCGGAACGCTCGCCCCGGCCGACCGAGCTACCGGCCTCCGCGGCCCAGCAACGCCTGTGGTTCCTGGACCAGTTGCACGGTGCCGACATCTCCTACAACGTGCCGTTCGCGATTCGGCTGACGGGAGCCTTCCCGGTGGCCACGCTGCACGGTGCGCTGCAGGACGCGGTGGACCGGCACGAGAGCCTTCGGACGGTGCTCGCTGCGGCCTCCGACGGGTCCGTGTGCCAGGAGGTATTGGAAGGCTGGAAGTTGAGCCTGCCGGTGATCCAAATCACCGCGAACGAGCTGACCGGCACACTCCGGGAGGCGGCAAGGCGTCCCTTCGTGCTGGCCGGTGAGCCGCTGTTGCGCGCCACGCTGTACCGGCTCGCCGATCACGAGCACGTGCTCTTCCTCAACCTCCACCACGCGATCACCGACGGCTGGTCCGAGCAACTGCTGTTCGACGAGTTGGCGGAGCTCTACGCCGCCCGGGCGGCTCAGCGGGCCGCCGACCTGCACGAAATCGGCAGCCAGTACGCGGACTTCGCGCTCCAGGAGTCCGAGCGCTCGAAGCAAGGCGGGTACGAGTCGGACCTGGCCTACTGGGAGCGTGAACTCGTCCAGCCACTGCCAGCATTCAGCTGGCCGGAGGAGGCGTGGCCGGAGGACTCCTGGGGAGAGCCGGCGTTCTCCCGGGATGGGGCAGCCCTGCGTTTCGACATCCCCCAGGCGCTCGCCGCCCGCCTGCGCGGGCTGGCGACGGAGTCCGGCGCGTCGGTGTTCATGGTGTTGCTGTCCGCGCTGGCCGTGCTCGTGCACCGCCAGGCCGGCCCGGACGAGGTGGTGGTGGGCGTCCCGGTCGCGAACCGGGAGGACGCCAAGTGGCACGGCACGTACGGCCTGTTCGTGAACACCGTCGCGGTCCGGGTGTCCCTCGCCGGATATCCCACGTTCCGTGAGGTGCTCGATCGCACCAGCCAGGCGGCGATGCAAGCGCTTGCCCATCAGGAGGCGCCGTTCGACCAAGTGGTGGCCCGGGTCGTGAAGAGTCGCAGTGGCGACACAAACCCGGTGTTCCAGATCGCGTGCGTACTGGCCGACCGTCCATGGCGACTCGAGCTGCCCGGAGTGGCAGCGGAGTTCCTGCAGCTGTCCACCGGCGCCGTGAAGTACGAGTTGAAGCTCTCCCTGGTCCGCGAGGAGCAGGGGATCACGGCCGAATTCGAATACAGCACCGGCCTGCTCTCGCCGGAGGCGGTGTCCTGGATGGCATCCGCCTATCTGAACATCCTGCACCAGCTCGTCGACAGCCCGAACCGGGCCGTCGAGGGGTTCGTGCTCGAGGAAGGAAGTCACTGA
- the ltaE gene encoding low-specificity L-threonine aldolase → MIELRSDTFTLPTARMREAMLGAQLGDDVYGEDPTVRALEERAADLLGKAAACLLPSGTMANLAAIMTHCPRGSKILVGAESDIYVYEAHGASVVGGIGYEPLPNQADGRILLTDLAAGFPPDPEDPQFALPGLICLENTQNRCGGVVLPSEYLAEVRAFADGHGLPVHMDGARIFNAAVAAGTPVSEITRYADSVQFCLSKGLSAPIGSIVAGSAEFIRGVRRVRKMLGGGMRQAGIIAAAGLVALEETDRLAEDHANARLLAEGLAGVAGIELDPAVVQTNIVMFRVTDPRFSWETFVRAASRHGLRVGELGHGRIRAVTHSGVSKADIDRAVAIVHQVLSEGP, encoded by the coding sequence CCGACGGCGCGGATGCGCGAGGCGATGCTCGGTGCACAGCTCGGCGACGACGTCTACGGCGAGGACCCGACCGTACGGGCGCTGGAGGAACGCGCCGCCGACCTGCTGGGCAAAGCGGCCGCCTGCCTGTTGCCGAGCGGCACGATGGCGAACCTGGCAGCGATCATGACGCACTGCCCACGCGGCTCGAAGATCCTGGTCGGCGCCGAGAGCGACATCTACGTCTACGAGGCGCACGGCGCCTCCGTCGTGGGTGGAATCGGCTACGAGCCGCTGCCCAATCAAGCGGACGGCCGGATCCTGCTCACCGACCTGGCGGCGGGCTTCCCGCCGGATCCGGAGGACCCACAGTTCGCCTTGCCCGGGCTGATCTGTCTGGAGAACACCCAGAACCGTTGCGGTGGCGTGGTCCTACCGTCGGAGTACCTCGCCGAGGTCCGGGCGTTCGCCGACGGCCACGGACTGCCGGTGCACATGGACGGCGCCCGGATCTTCAATGCCGCAGTTGCTGCGGGCACCCCGGTGAGTGAGATCACGCGCTACGCGGACTCAGTACAGTTCTGCCTCTCCAAGGGACTGTCGGCACCGATCGGTTCGATCGTGGCGGGCTCCGCCGAGTTCATCCGCGGGGTGCGCCGGGTGCGCAAGATGCTCGGCGGCGGCATGCGGCAGGCCGGCATCATCGCAGCGGCCGGGCTCGTCGCCCTGGAGGAGACGGACCGCCTCGCCGAGGACCACGCCAACGCCCGTCTGCTGGCGGAAGGTCTGGCCGGAGTCGCAGGGATCGAACTCGACCCGGCCGTGGTGCAGACCAACATCGTGATGTTCCGCGTGACCGACCCCCGGTTCAGCTGGGAGACCTTCGTCCGGGCAGCCAGTCGACACGGCCTGCGCGTCGGGGAACTCGGCCACGGCCGGATTCGCGCGGTCACCCACTCCGGGGTGAGCAAGGCGGATATCGATCGGGCGGTGGCCATCGTCCACCAGGTCCTCAGCGAGGGACCGTGA
- a CDS encoding GNAT family N-acetyltransferase yields the protein MVNPHKVRVLDPSEHRTAYDMFSRALHQPPVGDAWWEHGRHSFEPGRVFGIDVNGVLAGTVATHSSELAVPGGRSVRMATGERGGVRTDFRRRGILRALMMEGYQDALRRGEPVVGYYPSEALIYPRFGAGVATRARSIVVDATRGAFHPGAPLGGSVRLVEPDEALELVPEIYERIWRGRPGGIRRPAEWMARAKARLATSHGTYFAVHSGSDGDDGYVRYQASLDWGYDRPELHGRLDVGDLHAATPEALAGLWRFVLDMDLVTEVHARERAMDEPLEWLLLDPRACRTTVVSDELWLRLLNVEEALAARGYGDADPVVIEVKDPFLPQNDGRYRVAADNVARVDDAPDLMMPVTELASLYLGGFRPSELANAGRIVALNAGAVARADLLFAGSAVPWCGSHF from the coding sequence ATGGTCAACCCGCACAAGGTTCGTGTCCTGGACCCGAGCGAACACCGCACAGCGTACGACATGTTCTCGCGGGCGCTGCACCAGCCGCCCGTCGGGGACGCCTGGTGGGAGCACGGCCGGCACAGCTTTGAGCCGGGCCGGGTCTTCGGGATCGATGTGAACGGTGTGCTGGCCGGCACCGTCGCCACCCACTCCTCGGAACTCGCGGTTCCCGGCGGGAGGTCCGTACGGATGGCCACCGGTGAACGGGGCGGCGTGCGCACGGACTTCCGCCGACGTGGCATCCTGCGCGCCCTCATGATGGAGGGCTATCAGGACGCCCTGCGCCGGGGAGAGCCGGTCGTGGGCTACTACCCCTCGGAGGCCCTCATCTATCCGCGTTTCGGCGCGGGAGTGGCGACCCGCGCCCGGTCGATCGTGGTGGACGCGACCCGGGGCGCCTTCCACCCGGGCGCTCCGCTGGGCGGGTCGGTGCGGTTGGTCGAGCCTGACGAGGCGCTGGAGCTGGTCCCGGAGATCTACGAGCGGATCTGGCGGGGACGGCCGGGTGGCATCCGACGTCCGGCCGAGTGGATGGCCCGGGCCAAGGCGCGCCTTGCCACCTCGCACGGCACCTACTTTGCCGTGCACTCGGGTTCGGACGGCGACGACGGATACGTCCGATACCAGGCCTCCCTGGACTGGGGCTACGACCGTCCGGAACTACACGGCCGGCTCGACGTGGGCGACCTGCACGCCGCGACTCCCGAAGCGCTGGCGGGGTTGTGGCGGTTCGTCCTCGACATGGATCTGGTGACCGAGGTGCACGCCCGCGAGCGCGCCATGGACGAACCGCTGGAGTGGCTGCTCCTGGATCCGCGCGCCTGCCGGACCACAGTCGTCTCCGACGAGCTGTGGCTCCGGCTGCTGAACGTCGAGGAGGCGCTTGCCGCGCGAGGGTACGGAGACGCCGACCCCGTGGTCATCGAGGTCAAGGACCCGTTCCTGCCGCAGAACGACGGGCGCTACCGGGTTGCGGCGGACAACGTGGCTCGGGTCGACGACGCTCCGGATCTGATGATGCCGGTGACCGAACTCGCATCGCTCTACCTCGGTGGCTTCCGGCCGTCGGAACTGGCCAACGCCGGCCGGATAGTGGCGCTGAACGCCGGCGCCGTCGCGCGGGCCGACCTGCTGTTCGCCGGTTCCGCAGTGCCCTGGTGCGGCAGCCACTTCTGA